The Fibrobacter sp. UWH6 DNA segment CGTGGGCGGTTCCGGTTGCGGTAAGTCCGTTCTCGCCAAGATCATGCTTGGTCTGTACGAACCCACTCGCGGTCAGTTCCTCTATCGCGACAAGCCCATCAAGAACCTGAAGGACCACTGGAACGAAGTCCAGTCTGTGTTCCAGGATCCGTTTGGCTGCTTCAACCAGTTCTTTACCATCCGCTCCCAGCTCGAAGACGCTCTGAACATCCTGAAGGATAAGCCCTCCAAGGAAGAAGTCCGTCGTCGCGTTGACGAAGGCCTGATGGCTGTGAACGTCAAGCCCGAAGATATCGAAGGCAAGTATCCCTTCGAACTTTCCGGTGGTCAGATGCAGCGTATGCTCCTCGCCCGTATCTTCGCTCTTCGCCCGAAGGTGTTGATTGCTGACGAAGCTACCTCCATGGTGGACGCCTGCGTTCGTGCAAACATCCTTGACTATCTTCGTAAGTTGAAAGACGAACTGAAGATGACCGTGATCTTCGTGACTCACGATATCGGTCTTGCCAACTACGTTTCCGACCGTATCTTCATCATGAACGAAGGTAAGATCGTGAACCAGGGTACTCCTGCAGAAGTTCTGGACAACACCAGCGAACCGCACACCCTGAAGCTGCTTGACGATATTCCTGAAGTCCACAAGACTGAATGGATCAAGAACAGCAAGCGTTCTAAGAAGGGCTAGTTCCTACTAGAACTTTGAAACGTCCCGGTTCCATGGAAATGGAGCCGGGGCTTTTTTTATCCAGTTTGCGGGACCTGTCTGACGTCCACCCATAAAAAGCATTCCTAATAGGAATAATTTGTTTTCTCTTGAAAACGCAAATGTGGCGAGAGGTTATTACAAACGCTTTTTTTATAAGTATATTGAGCAATATGAGAACGTGTAATCTTGTATTGTCTGTCCTGGGTGCCGGAGCCCTTGCAAGCGCTTTTGCCGGCCCTCTTCTGATTAACCAGCTGGGTTTTACCCCCAATTCCGAAAAGTTGGCCATTGTGCCGGGCAGCGATGCCAACGAACTTGAGGTTCGCGACTTGAACGGAAAGACCGTTTTGACCATGGAAGCCCCTATGGTCTATGACTGGGAATTCAGCGGGGAAGAAGTCCAGACCTATGATTTTTCTGCAGTGAAGACTCCGGGTACCTACCGCCTTTATCGCGGTGGCGAGTATCTGGGTAACCCCATCGTGATCGGCGATCGCGTTTATGAAGAGTTGGCCAAGGGTGCCATCAAGTGGTTCTATTACCAGCGTGCCAGCATGCCTATCGAGGCTCAGTATGGTGGAAAGTGGGTTCGTGCTGCTGGCCATCCTGACGATAAGGTGATTGTTTACGGTACCGATGAACGTACCGCTGCCGGTTACCAGAAGTCCGTGGGCAAGAAGCATCCAAAGGCTGGCAAGAATGTGGTTATCAATTCTTCCAAGGGTTGGTACGATGCCGGTGACTACGGCAAGTATGTGGTGAATTCTGGCATTACCGTGTTCACCTTGCTGCAGCTTTATGAAAATTTCCCCACCTACATGGACTCCCTCACCTGGAACATTCCCCGTGAGTTGAAGAACATGCCCCTGATTCTTGAAGAGGTCAAGTATAATCTGGACTGGATGCTGACCATGCAGGACGAAGACGGCGGCGTGTACCACAAGGTGACTACCTTGATGTTCGGCGGATCCGTGATGCCCGAAAAGGATGGCGCTCCCCGTTATGCCATTATCAAGAACGTGACCGCAACTCTGGACTTTGCCGCAGTGATGGCTCAGGCCAGCGTGGTGTACAAGAAGTTTGACGCCGCTTATGCGGATCAGTGCCTGAAGGCTGCCGAAAAGGCATACGCCTGGGCCAAGAAGAATCCCAA contains these protein-coding regions:
- a CDS encoding ABC transporter ATP-binding protein, which translates into the protein MLSDKPVVFSAKRISKDFGAGKNLKTAVKDVSFDIYDEEFISIVGGSGCGKSVLAKIMLGLYEPTRGQFLYRDKPIKNLKDHWNEVQSVFQDPFGCFNQFFTIRSQLEDALNILKDKPSKEEVRRRVDEGLMAVNVKPEDIEGKYPFELSGGQMQRMLLARIFALRPKVLIADEATSMVDACVRANILDYLRKLKDELKMTVIFVTHDIGLANYVSDRIFIMNEGKIVNQGTPAEVLDNTSEPHTLKLLDDIPEVHKTEWIKNSKRSKKG
- a CDS encoding glycoside hydrolase family 9 protein, with translation MRTCNLVLSVLGAGALASAFAGPLLINQLGFTPNSEKLAIVPGSDANELEVRDLNGKTVLTMEAPMVYDWEFSGEEVQTYDFSAVKTPGTYRLYRGGEYLGNPIVIGDRVYEELAKGAIKWFYYQRASMPIEAQYGGKWVRAAGHPDDKVIVYGTDERTAAGYQKSVGKKHPKAGKNVVINSSKGWYDAGDYGKYVVNSGITVFTLLQLYENFPTYMDSLTWNIPRELKNMPLILEEVKYNLDWMLTMQDEDGGVYHKVTTLMFGGSVMPEKDGAPRYAIIKNVTATLDFAAVMAQASVVYKKFDAAYADQCLKAAEKAYAWAKKNPKAFYKQPDDVQTGSYAPGDENGKDEFRWAATELYRAKVVAGQKDKAANGYLADLKANKFTPDGAWWGNVNMLAAFRVAMDGATFGADLNKAAKKVVMDEANNLRAVGDTSGYHLPAFPWSWNWGSNSAMANNAMVLLHAYYLTGDKSYVDGAQQVLDYLLGKNPMEISYVTGFGYRSARNPHHRPSEGDFVDDPVPGMLVGGPHLGKQDINLDGKESWKCENYAAADKPALAYIDNRCSYATNEVAINWNAPLAYVAGALQAIYLNIANTPAK